In Streptomyces sp. NBC_01707, a genomic segment contains:
- a CDS encoding NlpC/P60 family protein — protein sequence MRVKRWLAVAVGGAVMTPVAFGMGIVLLIATFDDDRGGGSVEPTAGSLRIGRGGVPAEYAPMILKVSADCDQGLPPSILAAQLKQESNFNPRAESPGAGAQGIAQFMPDTWPTWAVDGNGNGTRSVWEPADAIAGQGKFMCSLLKKGKAHPQYNGSPIELALAGYNAGWGRVDQYQGVPDEQFAKGQTYNYVQIIMASARQFTAPTSSEEVDLPAEHSLSAGTPRKVRTAVAWAMQQRGGWYRLGGDCTNAHGQRSAHWCDCSSLMQQAYGAAGVAIPRVTYDQVKIGDRVSIDDPKPGDLVFNPGSDGSDARPGHVGMYIGDGKIIEAPRTGVRTRIVSYSSWRNSTSAMTRITEVRRVVKW from the coding sequence GTGCGCGTAAAGCGCTGGCTGGCCGTTGCCGTGGGCGGGGCCGTCATGACACCGGTCGCGTTCGGCATGGGAATCGTGCTGCTCATTGCGACGTTCGACGACGATAGAGGCGGAGGCAGTGTGGAGCCGACGGCAGGCAGCCTCAGAATCGGCAGGGGTGGTGTCCCCGCCGAGTACGCGCCCATGATCCTCAAAGTCTCGGCAGACTGTGACCAGGGGCTGCCGCCATCGATCCTGGCCGCCCAGCTGAAACAGGAATCGAACTTCAATCCTCGGGCTGAATCTCCCGGCGCTGGCGCGCAGGGCATCGCCCAGTTCATGCCGGACACCTGGCCGACCTGGGCCGTGGACGGAAACGGCAACGGGACCAGAAGCGTCTGGGAGCCCGCGGACGCCATCGCTGGGCAGGGGAAGTTCATGTGCAGCCTGCTGAAGAAGGGCAAGGCACACCCTCAGTACAACGGCTCACCCATCGAACTCGCGCTCGCTGGTTACAACGCCGGCTGGGGCCGCGTCGACCAGTACCAGGGCGTCCCGGACGAGCAGTTCGCCAAAGGCCAAACATACAATTACGTCCAGATCATCATGGCTTCCGCCCGGCAGTTCACCGCTCCCACATCCAGCGAGGAGGTGGATCTGCCTGCCGAACACTCTCTGTCCGCCGGAACGCCCCGCAAGGTCCGCACCGCGGTGGCCTGGGCAATGCAGCAAAGGGGCGGCTGGTACCGCCTCGGCGGCGACTGCACTAACGCCCACGGCCAGAGGTCCGCCCACTGGTGCGACTGTTCGTCCCTGATGCAGCAGGCTTACGGGGCCGCCGGGGTCGCCATCCCCCGGGTCACCTACGACCAGGTCAAAATCGGCGACCGGGTCAGTATCGACGACCCCAAGCCCGGGGACCTGGTGTTCAATCCGGGCAGCGACGGATCGGACGCGCGCCCGGGGCACGTCGGCATGTACATCGGCGACGGCAAGATCATCGAAGCGCCCCGCACCGGCGTGCGGACCCGGATCGTCTCGTACAGCAGCTGGCGCAACTCCACGAGCGCCATGACTCGAATCACCGAAGTCCGCCGGGTGGTGAAGTGGTGA